A window of Pullulanibacillus sp. KACC 23026 genomic DNA:
CTTTGGAGGCTCAAGATCATTTAATCTATTTTCAAGTTCGGCGTATTTTTCATAAATTTCTTTTTCACTCGTTGAATTGTAAGAATGACTCTTAGCGTGAGTTAATGAACCAAAAATAAGATATAAAGTCATAATGCAGGCACCAATTGCAAAAACAACTGTTTTATTCATCAAAATCACCTCTAGTAGTTAATGTCTGAATAAAAAGGTCAAACTATTCCGGCTAACAAGACCAATTGTGGAAATATTGCGAGCTATTGTGCAAGAGGGTCACAATAATTGAATGTAGTCTAGTAGTGGAAGAAGAAATTTCAAAAATTGAAGGAATTGAAACGGTGGATGTAAGAAATTCCCACAGCTTTTTGCTGTATGGGGGCATAAATCACTTTTATCAACAGTACCGAAAAGTGTTTAGATTTTTTGCAAGATGCCTAGATAATGATTTACGAGCCCTTTACATCAAGAAAAGCCATTTGTTGCTTACATATCGAGTGAATAATGATACTATTAAAATAACTCACCGGATAATTTTTAACAGTTCGGTTTCATGGAAGAAGTTTTAACGTATAGAGGGGATGTTAGAAGTGGAAGTTCGACAAATGGCAACGGCCTTCTTAATTCACCAAGACAGAGTGTTGATGATGAAGAAAGCTAAGAGTAAAATCTTTCATTTTGAATTTTGGGGTGGAATTGGAGGCCATATGGAACCGAATGAATTGAATTATCCCATGGAAGCGAGTTACCGAGAAATTGAAGAAGAGACAGGAATTAAAAAAGATGACATTAAAAATTTTAAGCTTAACTACATACTACTTGAAAATAATAGCGGGGAAATACGTCAACAATATGTTTACTTTGGAGAAACAAGGCATATGAATGTTAGGCCTTCTGATGAAGGGGAACTATATTGGATATCTAAGAATGAGTTATCAAGTTTATATACCTCAAAAATGATCGGTTTAACTCTTGAGCACTATTTGACTCATACCAACAACACTCCTAACATTTTGCTTGGAGCCATGATGACTAATAATGAATCTAAACCAGAAATCCAATGGTCAATCATCAATGAGACTTTTGGGTTTTAGCTTTGACTAAAAGGAAGAGACAGAGTCCATTTAAAGGGATTAAGCTTTAGACTAATAAAGTGAAATAGTTTTCTTTTGATAAAATTAAGGCGGAGGAAGTTAAGATGGATACGGTTAAGCAGAATAGTAAGGCTTGGGATAAGAAAGTTGAAGAACAAGCAGTCTATACAAGGGCTGTTTCTACGGAAATGATTGAAAAAAGTAAATTAGGTGATTGGGAGATTACCGTGACGGCAGGAAAACCTGTACCAAGAAGTTGGTTTCCAAAATCACTCGTAGGCCTTAAACTATTATGTCTAGCTTCTGGTGGAGGCCAACAAGGACCGATATTAGCAGCAGCCGGAGCGGATGTAACCGTTACGGATATTTCTAGGAAGCAGTTGGAACAAGATGAATTTGTCGCAGAACGGAACGGTTTGATTTTAAGGACTGTTCAGGGTGATATGTCTGACCTCTCAGATTTTGAGGATGAAGAATTTGATATGATTATAAACCCTGTATCAAATCTTTTTGTAAAAGACGTCCATCCTGTATGGAAAGAAGCATCAAGAGTTTTAAAAAACAAAGGGATTCTTATTTCCGGCTTTACAAACCCACTCCTCTTTATTTTTGATGATGAAGAAGATAGGAAGGGAAATCTAGTGGTTAAAAACTCTATTCCTTCATCATCCTTGGATAATCTCACTGAAAAAGAAAAGGAAGACTATATAAAAGCCAATAAAACAATCGAGTTTGGGCATACGCTAGAAGATCAAATTCAAGGACAAATGGATGCTGGGTTTATACTCAATGGTTTTTATGAAGATGATTTTGGCGGAAGTCGACCATTAGATAAATATATTAAATGTTTCATTGCAACAAGAGCTATAAAGACAAGTATGGATTGATTGAGTGAGACAAAAAATGGAATAGGTGCTTTTATTTTCCAATCGAACAGAATACCCTGAACTGAAATTGTAATGTACAGTTTCTAAGCATTTGGTATTTTTTCATGGATCATATCGATAAACTAAAGGGGGAAAGATCCAGGGATTGTTTTTTAAATTAAATGTGTTAAAATGTTAGAAATATTAATACAAGTGATGATAGGAATCAGTAACTTTTTATCTCCCTGTTCAAGAGAGCTAATGGCGGTGAGAATTAGCACAAAGATAAAAGGTGAATTACCTCCTTGAACTTTCTTTGTGAAAAGTGTTCGGTAGCAAAGAACGGCTTAAAACCGTTACATTATGAAGTGGAAGAGCAATCTTCAATTAGGGTGGTACCGCGTTAACCACGTCCCTATTTAGGGGCGTGGTTTTAATTTTGGCAAAAATGGAGGAATTATAGTGGAGAATTTTATTGAGCAACTATCAAACGAGCAAAAGTTAGAAGTCGAAAGGCAATTGAATACTTACAAAAACGGGTCCCATGAAATGATTCCAGAATTGGAATTGAAAAATAAACTAGCTCGCTCTCTTCTCACAAATAAACCTCTTAGAGTAAAGCTTGGTCTTGATCCTTCTGCTCCCGATATTCATCTTGGTCATACGGTTGTCTTAAACAAACTAAAACAGTTCCAAGAAAACGGTCATATTATTCAATTGATAATCGGTGATTTTACCGGAAGAATTGGTGATCCAACAGATAAGACAGCTACGAGAAGACAATTAACTGACGAGGAGGTCAAGCACAACGCCAAGACTTATTTCGAACAATTCAGCAGGGTTCTTGATATGGATAAAGTTGAACTTCATTATAATTCTGAATGGCTATCCCGGTTGAATTTTGAAGATGTCATTCATCTTTCCTCCAGTATTACGGTTGCTCGGTTGTTGGAGCGAAATGACTTTTCAAATCGGTTCTCTTCGGGTAAACCGATTTCACTTCATGAATTCTTTTACCCGCTTATGCAAGGATACGATTCAGTAGCGCTTAAGACGGATATCGAACTCGGAGGTACTGATCAGCACTTTAATCTATTAATGGGTCGGCATTTACAAGAGCACTTTGGGGAAGAGAAACAAGTCGTGCTATTACTGCCATTAATTGAAGGCTTAGATGGCGTAGATAAAATGTCGAAGTCAAAGAATAATTATATCGGTGTAGACGATCAGCCTAATGACATGTACGGAAAAACAATGTCCATTCCGGATGTCCTCATAACCAAATATTTTGATTTAGTAACCGATCTAACACTAGAAGAAAAAAATAAAATTAAAGAAGGGCTAAAAAATGGAAAGCTCCATCCTCGCGATGCCAAAATGTTTTTAGCAAAGACAATTGTTAGCATTTACCATGGTGTTGAACAATCTGAAGAAGCCGAGACCTATTTTAGAGACGTATTTCAAAAAAAGGCAATACCTGAAACTATTCCCCTTATTAAGTGGAGTGGAACAAAGCAAATGCCTATTAGTGATCTACTTATGGCACTCGATTTAATAGAGTCCAAAACGGCAGCAAGAAAAATGATTCAAAATGGAGGAGTCCGTTTGAATCAAACTAAGGTTAAAGACAATCAATTAATGGTGGGCTTAGAAGAGGGATTAATCATTCAAATAGGGAAACGGAAAATGGTTCGAATCACAATGCAATAAACAACTTAGGGGTAATAATCCTTGTATACTTACATTGTTTGGCTGGTTTATGCTTTTTATTTGCTTTTTGGGTTTGTATTGAATTGCAGTCCCTTGGGCTTAAAACGAGCGATCCGAATCAAGATTTTACCAAGAATTGATAAACAATAAAGGGTGAAAGAATGAGTAGAGTTGGGAAATCAGTTCTTTGGTTAATTGTAGGAATTATAGGACTTGGCTTTTTATTTTTCTGTTTTAGTTTGTGGATAGCTTTTTTCAATGGTGATCAGTTTTTTATAAAAAGAGATTTAAATCATTTAATTCATAATCCCGTTGAAATTCAATCTGTTTCTAAAGACACTTTGACAGTTGATTTTTTCAAAAATTCCTCGAAAGACCCGAACATAAGTGATATTGAAGAAGAATTGGATCATAACAAGAAAGTTAACCACTATAAAGCTAAGGTCAATGGGAAGCCAGTTGACTTATATGTTCATGTGACTGGGTTCTACACTTTCTCTATAACCAAAATATCGGTTGATGGACTACCAAATTTGCCGGATTTCTATATGGATTAGTAATCAAAATGGGATAAACAGTTAACTGAATGTGGGATGCGGGCACTGTACCAGACAAGGGGCATTGTGGAGAGAAGAAAATGCCTTCGAAATATTCATGGATCATTTTTGGGATATTATGTAATATTAGAGTGAATTTATTAAAATAAACAAAGAGATTTTTGCTTTAAAATCTAGTACATATCATTGGACTTACTAAAATAAGAAATTAAAAGCATCATCTCAACTCAAAGAAGTGGAAGGGGAGATATTCCTGTGTCACTGAAAGCAGATCTTATGGCATGGAATGACGGAAACTTGAAAGACATTGATTTAGATGTTCTTCTTGAAGAAATGCTAGACAATATCGGGGCAGTTGATTCAGAATTACGTGATACTCTAATTTATAATGCTTTTGGGAAGCTGATTTTAGATGACTATTTAACAATCAAACAAATGGAATATATTTTAGAAGTTTGTCTAAAGAAAATGTATATGGATATTAGACAAAAAGAGAGCGATTCAGTTTTCACACGTTCTTTTTCATCGTTGGTTGTGGCACTTATCTTAGAAAAAGATAGACAAACTCGTTTCTTAGCTGAAAGTGTGGTTCAACGTATCATTGAAGAAAGTTGTGAGTACATAAAGCTTGAAGAAGATATTCGTGGATACGTTGAGGGAAAGGGATGGGCACATAGTGTGGCTCACGGCTCTGATTTACTAACGGAAGCCGTGAAGCATCCTTTGTTTCGAATCGACTATGTGCCTGACTATCTCAAAGCCATAAAAATGTGTTTACTAAAAGACAGGTTAAGAAATCATCCCTATATTGATGATGAAGATGAAAGACTTATCTTTGTCATAGAAGCCCTTATGGAGAAGGGTGTTACACAAGAAGAAATGAGTTCTTGGCTATTAGAGATTTCGGATTCATTAAAAGAAGTCTTCAAAAAGGAAGGTTTTAGTTTGCCATTTTTTCGGCTAATGACTAATTTCAGTCAGTTTTGCAGGACTTTTTATTTTAGATTACTGTTTAAAGATTGCTGCAAAAGCTTGAGAGACAACGTTGCTCATGTTCTAGAACAATGGCACAACCAATTGTATCAATCAGATGGAGCTTAGGGTAACCTCAATTTATTTGGCTGTTTTCCTAAATTCGTTGCCATTTGTTACGAAAATTATAAATCTTTAGAAATAAGTCATTTTTTATGCTAAGCTAAAAGTAAATTAGGAAAAGTACTCAAATTCATTTATATAAATAACAATAGTTAAGCTGATTTTAGTAGGGGGGAAGCAGTGTTGTTTCGTGACTTACTTCGGGGGCTATTTAAACGTAGTGAAGGCAATTTGGTTGAGCTAATAACTCTTTTTTTGTCGTATATAACAATAAGTCTAATTACAAAAGGCATCCATTTGGGAATAAATAATTGGTATTTAGCATTTTTAATAATTATTCTGTACACAATTATTTATATAATTTGTCTCGTGGTTATATCCTTTTTAGTTGGAGATAGAAATAGAAAAGTAAACAAAGGATACTTCCTACTAGTCTTTTTAGTCATTTCTATTATAAATACATTCATGAATTAGAGGATAGTTACAGAAGAATACTAAAATAATATTTGGAACGAATGATGCGAATGTCCAACTTCGCACGGGGCCGAGAGTTGGCTCGGAATCGTTTGAACTCAAACGGTACACGTTTTTTGCAAGTTAAGGATTTGGAATAATTGAATAAATGAACGAGTTTATACGAATCAAACAATTTTATAAAACAAGGAGTTGTATAAGAATGTGTGGGATTCGAGGCAAAGCTTCAAAGAGATTCAGAAATTCCTAATCATCGGCAACGTTTAATTAAAGCCATTGAATGTGATTTAGTTAGTGATGAAAATATACTGGCCATCTTTTATGGTGGATCTGTTGGAAATAACACGACTGATTTATATTCTGATATTGATCTTCGTATTGTCGTGAAAGATGACGCGTTTGAAAAGTATAGGTTAAATAAAAAACAAAGAGCTCGAAATTGGGGGCCAGTTCTGTTTTATGAGGATTTGCCTTGGGCGACACACAGTATCGCTCATTACGAGAGCTTCATAAAAGTAGACACGTTTTATTATAAACCGAAAGATATTCAACCATCTGTTTGGCTGCAGGACATTAAAATTGTGAGGGATACAAAAAGCCTTGTTATGAATGCCTTAATAAAATCAATGAGTTTGTCCTATAAACCAAGTGTTCAAGAAGTAGAAATTTGGAGAACCAAATTTTTTGCCTATGTTCACGAAGCCTATAGAAGAGTTATGAGAAAAGAAATTTACTATGCTCTGCATTGTCTTGATCAGATACGATTATCAATGGTTACAGCTTGGTATATGGAGGCAGGTCATCAACCTAATACTTTTGGGGATTGGGCAAAATTAGAAGGAAGTAGAAGTAAATTATGGGATTGGCAGCTCGAGCTTCTTGAAGCATGGCATTGCGGAAGAGATCCAATTGAGATCATGAATGTTATAAAGGGGATCCTTCCAGAATTTGAAAGTGTTCATAAAAACTTATGCAGATTAGTTGGATTAGCAGAAGACCGCGAATGGGTTGAGGCTGTATTCAACATGATTTTTTTAGGGTAGCTTCTGGCTGCCTTTTGATCTATATAACGGTCAATTGATGGAGGTCAAAATGAATACGGAAATTATTAAACAAAATAAGAAGAGCTGGAATACAGTTGCTCATCATTTTAATGGGAAAGATGCTTTGCCGAGTTATGGACCTTTTACTCAAACGGAAGAAGAATTAGGTTTATTTGGTGACCTAACAAATAAAAAGGTGCTTGATATAGGATGTGGGAGCGGGCATTCATTACGCTACATGGCTGAGAAAGGGGCCGGTGAATTGTGGGGACTGGACTTATCCGACACACAAATAGAGGCGGCGAGAGAAACGTTAAAAGGTCTGGAGCCTCGATTATTTTGTTCACCCATGGAAGTGGAGAATGGATTGCCTGAATTCTATTTTGACTATGTCTATTCCATTTACGCGATTGGATGGTCCACGGATTTAGCCACAACTTTTAAACTAGTTTATTCTTATTTAAAGCAAGGCGGCTGTTTTATATTTAGCTGGGATCATCCACTATACGCTCACCTTAAAAGTGAAAATGGGCAGCTCTATCTTAATGGGTCTTATCAGGATGAAGGCGTGATAACTTATCCAAATTTTAAAGGGGAAGACGCCCCGATGGCTATCCCAACAAGAAAATTAAGTACCTATATTAATGAATTGATCAAAGTAGGCTTTACAATAGAAGCGGTCATAGAAAGTGAAGTATCAGCCAATTATGATCCGATAAAGGAAGAGGTGTCAGATCGTTATTATTCTTTGTATAAGGCTAGGAAATTTCCGACTACTATGATCATCAAAGCTGTTAAAAAATGAAAATCGGTTTGGTGATACTTTCTGGTTGGGACATCCAATTTTACACAGATTATGGATGAAACCCTAATTTCAGGTCAAAGAATGCTCAACCCTCTCATGATCGAAGCATGTCTAAAAGAGTTTGGTTCATTGAAGCCTCCATCCCACGAAAAGGGCTCCGCTCACGCCATGATTGTGTGTATTGGAGCCCCCATCACACACAAAGGGCTCCACGCACGCCATGATTGTGTGTATTGGAGCCCCCATCACACACAAAGGGCTCCATTTACGCTAAGATTTGGTGTGTTGGAGCCTTCATCACACACAAAAGGCTCCACGCACGCCATGAATGTGTGTATTGGAGCCCTCATCACACACAAAGGGCTTCAGTCACGCTAAGATTATGTGTATTGGAGCCCCCATCACACACAAAGGGATCCACGCACGCCATGATTTTGTGTATTGGAGCCCCCATCACACACAAAGGGCTCCGCTCACGCTAAGATTTTGTGTATTGGAGCCCCCATCACACACAAAGGGCCTCAGTCACGCTAAGATTTTGTGTATTGGAGCCCCCATCACACACAAAGGGCTCCGCTCACGCTAAGATTTTGTGTATTGGAGCCCTCATCACACACAAAAGGCTCCGCTCACGCCATGATTTTGTGTATTGGAGCCCCCATCACACACAAAGGGCTCCGCTCACGCCATGATTGTGTGTATTGGAGCCCTCATCACACACAAAAGGTTCCGCTCACGCCATGAATGTGTGTATTGGAGCCCTAATCACACACAAAGGGCTCCGCTCACACCATGATTGTGTGTATTGGAACCCCCATCACACACAAAAGGTTCCGCTCACGCCATGATTGTGTGTATTGGAGCTCCCATCACACACAAAAGGTTCCGCTCACGCCATGATTGTGTGTATTGGAGCCCCCATCACACACAAAAGGTTCCGCTCACGCCATGATTGTGTGTATTGGAGCTCCCATCACACACAAAGGGCTCCAGTCACGCTAAGATTGTGTGTGTTGGAGCCCCCATCACACACAAAGGGCTCCAGTCACGCTAAGATTGTGTGTATTGGAGCCCCCATCACACACAAAGGGCCTCAGTCACGCTAAGATTTTGTGTATTGGAGCCCCTATCACACACAAAGGGCTCCACGCACGCCATGAATGTGTGTATTGGAGCCCCCATCACACACAAAGGGCCTCAGTCACGCTAAGATTGTGTGTATTGGAGCCCTCATCACACACAAAAGGTTCCGCTCACGCCATGATTGTGTGTATTGGAGCCTTCATCACACACAAAAGGTTCCGCTCACGCCATAATTGTGTGTATTGGAGCCCTCATCACACACAAAGGGCTCCAGTCACGCTAAGATTGTGTGTGTTGGAGCCCTCATCACACACAAAGGTCTCCAGTCACGCTAAGATTTTGTGTATTGGA
This region includes:
- a CDS encoding NUDIX hydrolase, with product MLEVEVRQMATAFLIHQDRVLMMKKAKSKIFHFEFWGGIGGHMEPNELNYPMEASYREIEEETGIKKDDIKNFKLNYILLENNSGEIRQQYVYFGETRHMNVRPSDEGELYWISKNELSSLYTSKMIGLTLEHYLTHTNNTPNILLGAMMTNNESKPEIQWSIINETFGF
- a CDS encoding class I SAM-dependent methyltransferase — its product is MDTVKQNSKAWDKKVEEQAVYTRAVSTEMIEKSKLGDWEITVTAGKPVPRSWFPKSLVGLKLLCLASGGGQQGPILAAAGADVTVTDISRKQLEQDEFVAERNGLILRTVQGDMSDLSDFEDEEFDMIINPVSNLFVKDVHPVWKEASRVLKNKGILISGFTNPLLFIFDDEEDRKGNLVVKNSIPSSSLDNLTEKEKEDYIKANKTIEFGHTLEDQIQGQMDAGFILNGFYEDDFGGSRPLDKYIKCFIATRAIKTSMD
- the tyrS gene encoding tyrosine--tRNA ligase, with the translated sequence MENFIEQLSNEQKLEVERQLNTYKNGSHEMIPELELKNKLARSLLTNKPLRVKLGLDPSAPDIHLGHTVVLNKLKQFQENGHIIQLIIGDFTGRIGDPTDKTATRRQLTDEEVKHNAKTYFEQFSRVLDMDKVELHYNSEWLSRLNFEDVIHLSSSITVARLLERNDFSNRFSSGKPISLHEFFYPLMQGYDSVALKTDIELGGTDQHFNLLMGRHLQEHFGEEKQVVLLLPLIEGLDGVDKMSKSKNNYIGVDDQPNDMYGKTMSIPDVLITKYFDLVTDLTLEEKNKIKEGLKNGKLHPRDAKMFLAKTIVSIYHGVEQSEEAETYFRDVFQKKAIPETIPLIKWSGTKQMPISDLLMALDLIESKTAARKMIQNGGVRLNQTKVKDNQLMVGLEEGLIIQIGKRKMVRITMQ
- a CDS encoding DUF2785 domain-containing protein codes for the protein MSLKADLMAWNDGNLKDIDLDVLLEEMLDNIGAVDSELRDTLIYNAFGKLILDDYLTIKQMEYILEVCLKKMYMDIRQKESDSVFTRSFSSLVVALILEKDRQTRFLAESVVQRIIEESCEYIKLEEDIRGYVEGKGWAHSVAHGSDLLTEAVKHPLFRIDYVPDYLKAIKMCLLKDRLRNHPYIDDEDERLIFVIEALMEKGVTQEEMSSWLLEISDSLKEVFKKEGFSLPFFRLMTNFSQFCRTFYFRLLFKDCCKSLRDNVAHVLEQWHNQLYQSDGA
- a CDS encoding class I SAM-dependent methyltransferase, translating into MNTEIIKQNKKSWNTVAHHFNGKDALPSYGPFTQTEEELGLFGDLTNKKVLDIGCGSGHSLRYMAEKGAGELWGLDLSDTQIEAARETLKGLEPRLFCSPMEVENGLPEFYFDYVYSIYAIGWSTDLATTFKLVYSYLKQGGCFIFSWDHPLYAHLKSENGQLYLNGSYQDEGVITYPNFKGEDAPMAIPTRKLSTYINELIKVGFTIEAVIESEVSANYDPIKEEVSDRYYSLYKARKFPTTMIIKAVKK